The nucleotide window AATTCTTTGAAGTTTTTGACTTACTGTGGAGTGAACTTGTGTTTTTGTGTGGGTTGCAGTACGTGAAGAAGCAGCTGCGGGAGAAGTGCCTTCTCCAGAGAGGCTTTCACGTGTTAGCCATTCATTTAATGTGAGACTTTGGTCCTCAGGGTTGCATCTGCCTCTGAAATACATGGACTATGCAAAAAAAGTTAGTTCTGCTTTGGAGGGTTTAGTTGCACAAGGATTTTAATTTCCCTGTGAGGTCTAGCCTGTTTATTAAAGAGAGGATCTGTGCTGAGAATCGGGGAGTGTGTTGGGATAGCTGGTTAAAAGAGTCTGCGGAGCTGCAGGTGTCTTGAGTCGTAAAGGAGCTGCAAAGTATTAATTCCAGCTTTTGAGTTAACTAAAGCCGGACAGGTTTTAAAACCAGtttaagtttttgttttagCCCTTCATAAGTTACAGCTGaagtttttaaatgtaatatagCTTGAAgggtgcttttcttttgtttttaactttgtttttcaaagtttcCAGTTGTGACTGTATTGAAATACTGCTggttattgttttttttttttcccttaaatggGAATTCTTCACCCGAAACAGTTAAAGAAATAAGACAGGTGTTGAGAAGGTAACTTATCTTGAGCAAGCAAGAGAAAGGCTGGAAAGTTAAGGAACTGGTGGGTGAGGAGTAGTGTTACTGCTTGTGACCCTGCTGGTCAAAGTAAGTTTTCAAGGTGGAGttaaacagagagaaaagaagacacCAGAATActtgaagtatttctttttttttcttctgctttgaaagcTAAGTTGTAGCCTTCTTCGGAAAAACTAATTAAGTTTTGGAGTAGATCCTTAGTTTTACCCATCACTTATACAGGAGatgtggaaatgttttctggtctgtctttttctcagaaacagaaaaaataagtctccgttaatttttttttttttttttttttccccaaacagaGTTTCAACTTTTCTTGTATATTGAGGAATAACTTTAAAGCTAAAATGAGAAAGGGAGTGGAAAGTCATCTCCAAAGAATCCAAACATTGAATATCCAGATTAATGTATCATCGATTTTAAAACGGTGAGACGCCTTCTAGCCTGTGTGATGACAGGCTGTGGGGTCGGGATAGCAGCATGGGGAGCAATCGTGATGTTTTGGGTGCcaacctttgctttctgccCCTGTCCTGGTAAATACACCAGTTCTTTTTCTCACGTTCTTTCCTAGGTTATGGGAGAAATGTACCAATAGTGTGATTTCCTCTTAGGAAAACATTACATTTATCACAGATCTTGACACACCTCTGATGCTCTTTGCCTACCGCTGTTGTTTTAGCACCAGGACGGGTGGGACTGTAAATCACTGTGGCAGTAGAGGAATGTAAATGATGGCTTTTGCATGGGCCAGACTGTCTTGTTCTGGCTTTTGCATCCTCGGATTTAACTAGTGTTGCTGTGTGAAGCAGTGGCAGTCCCAGTGTTCAGGACAGTCCTCCAGAACCGTCTGTGAGGCTATCACGAGGGTGAAGCTGCCATATTTAGTAGGCTTGAGGACCTTTTAGATGCATCTTCTGCTGCACCAGAGACAAAACCATGCAAAGTTgatttttcttgaataaaattAGGAGGTGTGTACTGCTTCCCTGGATGTTGCTGTCTGAGCTGCTGTCTGAGCTGCTGTGAGGGGTGTGCCCTAATGTCCTCCTGTCACAGTGAGTTTCTTGAGTCGTTCCCTGATAATGCTGCTTGCTTAGGAGTGACATGGCCCATGTTGGAGCTGGTCCCTTGCTGGATTGAACCCACTCAGGCAGGTCCGTGTCTCCTCTCCAGCCACAGCCCGTCAGCAGTCTCAGGTGGCTGAGCTGAGAAAACGGCTTATGGCTTGTACGAGGGTGATGTCTGGCTGCTCTTGTCCCTCGGTGTGATCCACCCCTCCCTATGATGGTTGTGAAACCCTCCGGTGAACCCCCTGGTCAACCAGTTCAGCCCACTGAGACAGTTCTTCGGTGGCACCGAGTGCTTACGTTGGCTGACAACATCTGGTGAAACCATACCCTGACCTTAAGCAGGCTTTGTCACAGCAGGTTTAAAAATACCGCAGTGTGATGGATGACTGTTCAAACTTTTTTCAGCCTTGCTAATATAAGACTCTCTTTTCTcatatttgcttccttttttccactAAAGAAATGACCTTGTTGGTTCATGATGTACTTTGATGCTGTGGCATCAAATACCTGTCATGGAGTAACATGCAAAGAGTAGGGTGCATAGGGATTGGCCAGCTTGGACTAGACTGGCTGTAATACCTCTCAAACCTTGCTTCCCTGATGTTCTTAGACCAGGACAAGGTTATCTATGCTTTTAatacttaattttaataattaaattcactatttaaaaagagaaaggaggagtgaaaaaaaaaatcattaggaCTAGCATTATATTTAAagttaaagaaacatttcttttagctCCTCTTACCTGCCCTCCTAACCCATTTACTCTgaataattatttgaaatgtaCTATTTTAAATCTCAGTGTTAATTATTTCCAGGTGGTTGGACATTACTGTTAAATTAATTGTTGGAAATTTGCTTTGGGTACTCACAAATGAGGTCTGCGCCAAAACCTGCCATTTCTTTTGCGCTGTTTAATTCTGAACAGTAGCAAAACTCAGCCTGCTGGTAAAGcctttttgaaacattttgttcttgAGAAACCACTGTCTCTTCTGTAAAGCATTAAatgaaaagcttaaaataattttccaatggtgataatttttctgtaatcGCAAAGGTTGTCCATTTGCTAAGTACTGGCACTGTAAACACAGGCAAGCTGTTAAGCTAACAAAGCTGTTCTGATGAcgttaaaataaaaatgtctttttttttttttttttttttttttcctccaaagagGTTTCCCAACAGCTTTCACTGTCCCCATCTCCCAGTGAATGCACTTCTTGTTGCCAGCTCCGGGTGACCCAGGAAAATGGGTGACTTCAGCGGCGGGTCTTGAAAATGTTCACTGTCTTTTGGCCTGTGCTGGTCCCTCTGCAGCTTGGCCAGCAAACCCTTCCGTTTTGAGATCTTAATTGCTGTAAATTTGAAAGTTTCCAATTTTTGCCTCCCTTTTGTTTAGCAGCAGCTGTTGCTGCTTAGCAACTGTTATATCTGGAAGGAAGGTAGCTGTCATCCATGTCCCACATGCATGGAAGAGCTTGACTCCTCTTCCAAAACCTGCAGGTTTACAACCACCAGTACCTGTCATACATCTgggcttttctgtatttaaaacatctgaagtATGTGTTCTGGTAGGGTGCTTGAAAAGAAGAGACATCTTTTTCTCCAGAGTGATTCACTGTGAAATAAGTTTTAACATCAAACAGGTGACCTTGTACTCCGATTATTCATTTAATGTCAGCCTTTGTTTACTGCCTTCACCTGTTGCACAAACTAGAAGGACCAGTGTACAGCAAGGAGTCGTTAGCTTTAGAAGCTCTGTAATAAAACAGCTCCACCTCAGAACTGAGGCATCATTTCCCAGAACCAACATGACTgtaaccaggaaaaaaacaatcaacCTTGGTTTTTTGGAAGAATCTTGTTTTATGCTTTTGTATACTCGGCTGAAGTGGCTGATTTAAGTGCAGTTAATTTTGGTATATTCTGAAGTGGTTCTAGGTTAAATAAATTGTTTGCTGAGGTCCTATGTAAATTATTAATAACTTCTTTGGTGTAGTGTTGATGTTAACTTCACCTTTTTGTGCCTCAGAAGGACTATTTCATTATGTCTGAggtatattaatttattaaaatagtttgtattttaaagagtgtcctgacagcagtttagtTCACAATCCTATAAGGAGTTGTCATCTTAAGTCTCATTATCTCACGATTCTCAAAGGACAGTGTAGACTCTCAATTTGACATCCATCCTAAAAGAGTTATTTTACTATGTGGTGCCTCTAACTCATTTTGCTtcagcagaaatactgcagaCATCTTGTATATCAGAATAGCAAAACCAGTGTAGTTCATCTTGTAGTAATCTTTCTTTACACCATGGACACtaatgcatttgaaatggaGAGGAATAAATGCAGAAGCTGAAGACTCGTTTGAATCTCGTATTCAGGTTGTAAGAAGGGGTGTGTGGGTGTAGCTGGGTGCCTGCCTATGTGGCACTGGGCTCAATTGCCCAGAGATCCTTTTCTCTCCTAGGTTCTTAGAAGTATAATTAGGCATCTGAAAAGGTGGCCTGATTTCAGATAGgctatttaatttctctgactCTGGGGACTTGTGTGTTTAGGGctatccatatatatatatatatgtgtgtgtgtgtgtgtatgtatgtagatacattaaaaaaaaaaaaaaatccccttctgCTTGTGTTTCCACTACATTATCTGCAAATGCATCATAGCCAAAGGTGACAGTCCTGATTAGTATCACGGAGCCCACTTACACAAGTCTCTTTCATGGAAAAGGTAGCCTTTGATCAGCGCCGCTTGGGTAATCCATCAGGCCTCCTACACACCTACAAAAGAGCTCTTTTATGACTATATCTCAAAGCCTGCTGGCATTCTCAGAGAttgcaatgtatttttacatCTGGTCattccactgaaagaaaatgtgcaaattatttttatactgtagATGAACAGCAGAGAATCAGACACCAGGTCTGTACTTAGGTTGTCTTCTACTTTTTCTGTATCttgatgtatttaaaatagtttgcttttctgtgtagaCAAGATGTATTTTGTGTATTGTATAgtttagggtttggggttttttttgtgtgtggtagTGTTTGTTTTGGCAAGTCTTTAGATCCAGACTCTGTGTTCTTGCCTCTGCTTATAGGCCCCCTAATACTTATCGCTGCACAAATTACCAGGTTTTCAGCTGTTCCCTTAACAATGCTTGTGCTAAATTTTAGGTCTCCATCTTGCGTTAAAGGGTAATAGCTGACTCCTCCAGACTTCACCGCACTGGTCTTCTCTACCACTATGGAGTTGGCGTTTCGCAAAGTGGTGAGAAATGAGGTGGCGGGTATGGAGGGCTCTGTTGTTCATCAGCTGTTAGGCTAATATTTATACCTAATTGTTTTGATAATCTGTTTACATATACTAGCCTTGatgctgctgatgctgtttgCATCTAGGtttgttcctgttttttccttgttaccTGCATTTCTTCgtggtttctttttctaactAGGCTCTGGATATCAGTCTGTCAGGTGTACACTATCCACTGAGATGCTCTGCTTTGccaccttctccctccctctctcccccaggGTGTGAGCTGTGCTGGGCATCAGGAAGAGCAGACACTAGTTTTGGAAATGCTCTTTGTATCTTGGttgtaaagcactttgcaaTAGGCGGAGGGGAAGCTAGTTATAGAAATATATCACCTTGTTCCTTTTTCCCGAGATTTCTGGTCCTGAGCACAGCTCAGACTGTCCTTTGGAAGATGGTGACACCATACTATGACTGCCCAGAGTCCCTGCTCAATCAGGAGCTAgttggtttggaaaaaaactttGCAAACCTGAGGgagtaaaaagtattttatgaaaccactgtctttattttaacCCAGTCTCTATTATTCTGCTTCCTTGGAGGCTAGTTCTGCCAACTGCTAGACAGGTTCTTTTCTTATTACCAAAGGGAGCTGTGCATTCATGGatcctttccaaaaaaaaaaaaaaaaaaaaaaaaatccaagaaaaaactCAGTCTTGTGAGAATGGTAGAAACAGCTCCTGTAAACACTGTTCATTTCTGGCTGTTACAAGAAATTCTTTCATCCCTCTTAGAcctgagagggttttttttccctgtcttttatCTCTCTGcttattgttttttttcttctacatatTCGTGTTGGAAAGCCAGTTTTACTACTATCCTTCtagcaaagaacagaaagttCCTCTGGAATATCAGCATCCAGAAACACTATGATAAAACAAGGGTTGGAAACTGTTCAAAGTCAAAAAGCAGCCATTAACTTACCTGTAGCTTCTCTTAGCTTGCTAAATGCAGTCACCTTTTATTACTGGGTTCCTCCATTACTAGTCTAATTTTTTAAGGTGAAGTTATTTTCCTGCCTGCTTTCACAAGCAGGGTGCCTGTCACTCTGCACACATGCGTGAATGAcatccttttcccttccttttcactATGAGTTGGAAAGGTAGGTGGGAGAGTTTGGGATACCATGGCGGAAAGTAGTGAGTGTTTGTGCTTGTGACAACTGCTCCCATGTCCTTTTCAAGATGAATGTTACAAGATGAGCTTTAATGGACTCTCCAGTTGTAAGTTGTCACTTGGACAGGTTGCTTTGGCATTTCCATGTAGTTCCACAGGGTGGACCATCACTTGCCAAAAGTGCTCCTGTAGAGCTGTGGTTGGAAGAGCTGTGAGCATGGTCAAAGCGTATCCTCTGCTTGTAGTCCTAGAAATGTCTGTGTAAGAGAGGCCACTGAAGGGACTTGTCTGAAAAGACGAatgtcagaaaagagaaatattctGGTTGTTTAATATTCCTGTCTTGGTGGTTGTTCTGTGTGGTTGAGTTGTGTTGCCTTTGTACCTGTAGTTTTTTCTTACTAGCAGCACTCAGTTTGTCAGTCCAAATAAGACTGGTTTTCCTGCAACTGCCGTGAGAAGTACTGAGCTTTGAGGAATATTGGAGGCTTTCAGTGGGCTTTAGGCATTGGCATTGATAAGTGAGAACCTAATCCACAGTTTTCATACTGgaatcctctttcctcccttggTTGCTTCACTGAATTAAGCAGATAATTCTGCGCAGACGCAGCTCCTCTTGGTCCTAATACAGTGATTATTCTTCGGTGCCccaaagaatatttaatttatagaGGTTTTCCATGAGTAATAAAACCACTTTGTTAATAGATCTTTAGTCCATAAGACCCGGGAGTAGTTTCTAAAATCTAGTCTAGCCACACACCTGCTGCTGACCAGAGAACATCACTGGTGGCTTTTGATATCAAACATTTATTCTGTGGCGACAAGAGCATGGCTTTTGGTAGTATTGGGTTTTGATGACAGCAGACcttaaaaagaccttttttaaaattttactccAAAGAAAATTTTGCCTAAATTCCTggcagtaaattattttttctttctcttttacagaACGAGGCTATGATCCCTACAATCCAGAACTTCCGAGACCCTCACTGGAGGTGGAGGATGGCACTCTGGCTGACATTACAGATGTGACACCCGGTAttctggagctggagctggtcAACAAGGCCATTGAGGCAGTCAAAAATGAAGTtgagagagagcagaaaaagtATGAGGAGCTGCTAGAAACGACAAAGGAGTTCAGTGCTTCAGAGGCCTCTTCGCTCATTTCGAATACACCCGTGTCACCTGCTGGGACACAAAATGATTCATTTACCTCCTTAGAGTATAATCCAGGTAGCTACAACTTTAATAATAACTCGGACTACAACCCTACTCCTCTCGCTGCTGCTAGCCGGTCAAGTAAATACACTTTGGATACTTCCCGATCTAAAGGTAGCTCACTGGAATATGTTCCCAAGGCTGtagtacagaataaaaaatacagtagcaCTGTCACTAACAATAAATATGTGATTGATGACTCTAAGCCTTCTACAGACTTGGAATATGACCCACTTTCAAATTATTCAGCCAGGCTTTTGAGCAAAGCCACAACAAAGGAGCCAAAAGGGTCTAAAAGGGGTAGGGTGTCTAGTTATGAAGAATCTTACTCTCCTTCACGAAAGAAGCTCTGTGAAGTACTCGATGACTATGAAGTGTGTGCCAGGTTCTCTTCCTCTGAAGATGAGGCTGATGTGGAATATAAACCAACTTCTGCTAGTTCACAGTCAAAAGCTGGTTCTGAAAGTGAGTCAAATGATGGGTTATCCAAAAAAGAGCAGAGCACCAAACTGGATGACTTTGCTTCCCAGGATAGCAAAGAAGTGGCAGGGCGATATGGCGTGGAAGACGTTTCAAGTTCACAGAAAAATCTTGCCAAAAACTTATCAGACAAGAATGCAAAAGCAGCGAAATTGTGTTCTGGTAAGAATGACCaggaaattgaaaacaaaaacaaagactcaaaagacaaaacaaaaaggaagaaatcagaCCTTAGTAAAACACCTGGCCTCAATGAGGTTGgtaagaaggagaaaagtaaaaatacagaaaaagacaaagtgctcaagaaagaagaaaaattaaaaatcaagaatgaagagaaaaactgCAAAGATAGAAGTGTCAAAGTGAAAACCGATGGGAATTTaaagaaacctgaaaaacagaagtcagaaaaaGTGGATGGgcttaagaaagaaaagtccaAGTCCGCCAGCAGTAGTTCAGGGAAAAGCAAGAGTGAGGGTTTGATCAAAGGCTCTAGCACAGAGAAGGTGGGGAGCAGCAAGAAGGACTCCAAGATTAAAACAGTTGATGTGAAAAATGGTAAGGAAACCTCTGGCCgtaaaaacaaagagaaagggacCAAGACTCCAGCACTGGAgcgaaagaaagaaaaggtcaaTTCTACAGAAAAAGGAGATCCAAAGAAGGGTCGGAAGCAGCAGAGTTTGAGTCATGTTGACCTGTTCGGCGATGAGAGTGGAGATGATGATGAAAAAGGTCAGCCTTTGCCATCCACGTTACTTGATGTGAGCTCAGACTCGGATGGTGATGACTATGGTTCAGACTCTGAGAGTGAAAATgaagagacaaagaaagcaaagcgCTCTAAATTGTCAAAgtcatcatcatcttcctcaACATCTGATGACATTGATTATTCCATTCTTGAGAAAGACTTGGACTTTGAGTCAGATCCAATGGAAGAGTGTCTCAGGATTTTTAATGAATCTACAGATGTGAAAACTGAAGACAAGGGAAGGCTGGGTAAACAGGTAATGCTGATTTGGGTTGGTTGGTTCTCTCACCTCTAAATGTGAAAGGATTCTGGTTTAGTTTAGTGGTGTTGCTTATTTCAAGTAGCTGAAGAGGGAGACTCCATATGTTGGAATAACCTCATCCTTGTCATGACTGAGTGCTTTGAAGAGTTTGCACCTGAATTTACCTGCTGGATTGAAAGCTGCTGTGAAATGTAAGGATTCAGTTACCTTTTGTGTGGAAGGCCTTTAGCTTTCAGGGTTATCAGCTACTTTTCTCTCTATCTGGCCTAAGAACCATGGTGGCCTGGATGGCTGGAGAAAAAGCTTCAGAGAGTATGTTGTGAGTGTTTCAAAGCTAATCCAAGCTTGCTAATCTGGATGATGCCTTCTTGCTGCAGCATAGTTTAAGGAATGTAGTGACAGGTAGAACCAGGACAATGTGTTGGTGCAAGTAAATTGATGTAGTTGGCACTGGACACTTCAGAGACTCCCCAGATTACTGtttcctattttaaatgcataCTGCAGATATTTTATGAGGATCTCTGGATACCGTGTAGGTGGCACAAATAAGAAATGGAGGGTAAAATTTCTTCAAAAGGTACAAGGGGTTTCAGAATAAGGAGGTAAAAAGACAGCATTTACATAAAAAGGCTTCTGCCCAGTGACTGTGAGGTCAGAGGGCTCCCCAGAGGATGCAAGACCCTCGTTTTCGAAGATTAAAACAGAATGGAGCAAGTGTAAAAGGCTagaaagcagctgctggcagtgaTCCTCTAACAGTATCTAAGGCAGGGAAGTAGGAGCAGACAAAACTCATCCTTCATCTTCTGACATCTGAGTTTGACTGGGCAGCAAGAGCAAACCCTTGATCCCAGGAACGGTTGCCTGTGCATGGGCAGGATTGTTTGACTTGCTGTCAAACCCAACATGCCCAGATTTTCTGGTTGGGATGATTTGGCTTGTGTACAGAGCAGGTGTTCAGGGAATTGGATtggaaagagctttaaaaaagaaaaaggtgacaAATTTGGCAATGTtgaaaaaacaccccaaacctgTATCTAGCGTTATCCATCTGGCACATCTGACTGCAGTGCAGAGGTATCAGGGTTGCTGAGTTAGCTGTATTACCTGGCAGGCTTAATGAGGCAAGGTGACAAAATCAGGTGCCTTCTGtgtgctgggggagagggggtaCCAAAGGATGAGTGTGTCTATCCAAGGAATTACTGAGTAGCTTCAACTGCAGCTATCCTGCATCCAAAAGATAATGGAGGTACTGGGACACCACCAGTGCTTCTAATGTGTTCCAGTTTAGACCCCTTCAAACACAGCAAGACTCCTTTGGGGATTACTGATCTGAAGGAGGGGCAGGGCGAGTGCAGCAGGAGCTATGCAACTGCATGGTGGAGAGGCAGTTTCTGCTGGTATGATTGATTGTTGACTTTTATTCTAAAAACAGCATCAGAAATTGGTGCTGGTTTTCAGGCTTTTGTGAATTGGGTGGGTGAAGTGGCCATGAACAAAATTCTTCCATTCATAACCATCTGTATGTGGAGGACAAAGTGAGCCGGGATCTGCAGCATGGGGAGGAGAGCTCATCTTTTGAAAAGAATAGCTGGACTATTAAAGCTTTTTGCTGAACTCTCTGTTGCGCTAATATCCCCGATCTGTTTGGAGAGAAGTCTGTGTTGCTGACAAGTAAAGACCTTTTTTACACTCATGAAATGCCTTGGTAGGAGAAACTATATAAAGCAGTTCAGTGTAatgattttcttctgaactATTAAGCATTACTTgattttgcttgtttaaaattcagctgttctttcttcagtgtttaGGACAATTCCCAGCTAGGAAAGAGCActttatttttggctttctttCTCCAAATTGCCCAGTTTAAGTGAAAATAGTTTAAGGGCATACAATCTATAGTGGGAAATACTAATCCATTTAGAGCTTTCCAAATATGGGGTGATTCAAAATGGGCTGAATTCAGAAAGTGCTGAACCAGGGGCTGCCACTCACTGCAAACAGTTAATTCTGGCATGGAGTGGCAATGTTGAGCTGTCAGCAGCCACGTGTGTTTCCTTTGCACGTGCTTTACCTTATATCCTTgcactgaaatttaatttcccCCTGTTTTGGAAAGGGAGAAACAAGCGTTGCAGTGGAGGGGTCCTTCTTTGAGAGATGGGTGTTTGTAAGTAGGTACCTGCTTCCCCGCTGTGTTTCTGGCGGGTGGGATTGGTCacagggaatttttttgtttatggaATAATTTTGTAGATGGAGCCCATGTCGTTTGATCTTGGTAATGTGCTAGTCCAGAGGGAAGGTACGTGTGGGCAGTGTGGTACTTTTCCACCAGGCATGATCGCTTTGTGAGTGAGTTTATTAAGGATTTAACTGAATTAACAGACTTACCGAGTTCCTAGAGAGCAAAGTGATTCAGTGCAAAGTGCTCATCCAGAATGCCCTTGTGGTGATGAACACAAGCTCAACCTAAGTGGAATCTGAGCTCATCCCCAAATCCAGCCCTCAGCTCTGTTGCTGAATTTCCAAGAGATTGTCAGGCTCATCTCTGCTCAGAGATTTGCCAGGGGTTGTGttggaaaactgaaagcaagattGACTGGAGAGCAGTtatagttttgaaaaataaacttgtgaaatgttttttgtaTAAATGAACAGCTGAGTCAAATTCAAAGAAGATGTTAAGGTggtttcccccctgccctgggagcaAGTCTGAGATGTTAATTCAGAAGTAGCTTTAGCTAGAGAGGTGCTGTTACTTCCTCCTGGGTTTCTGGCCATACAAGTGTGTGACCTGGGGGTTTGTTACTGCAGTCTTTCTGCAGATATGGCTGTGgataaaactgcagagaaacattTCCCTAAATGTGGAGTGGGGGCACCGTGGTTTGATGTCAGGCAGGTTTTCAGGACCTGCTCTGGCAGCATGTTCTACAAGGGCAGAAATGAGTCAGCTCCCaagttcttaaaaacaaaccccaaaccctctgGATTTTAAGAATGCCATGAAAGGTGACATGTGTGAGTGGCTGGCAGGAGAAGGGTGTTCAAGTCTCTCGTGGAAGGTAGGGGCTCTCCTGAATCATGCCAGTGCTGCCTAGTGCACAGCTCGTGGAGCGACTGCTTGGGTGAGAACTGTAATGCTGCTGTTCGTTGGCTTCATTGGTGGCTCTTGGGTTCAAAACAAGGTTTGTTTTAGTAGTTCAGCAGCTGACCACATGTTGTTCTCACCTGCCACCTGCAAAGACTTTCTGTTAACCCAAAAGGAGATTTTTCAGATCTCCTCATTGAGAGGGATCTTCAAGTCTATTCAATTTTGGAAgcttgttcttttgttttccagctatccaaagaggaaggaaatgaagaaaagacagaagataaTTTAACTACCTTGTTTCCTGGCCAAAAAAGAAGGATCTCTCATCTTGTCAAACAAGGAAATGTAAGTGCAGCTTTTAGAAGCAAAAGTTTAGATTCTTGAAAGTGAGGATTTTTTGTCCTGTTACAACACTGGAAAATGATGCCATCCCAGGTTCAGGCAGTAGCGGATGAGTTGTGCTGGAATCCGTCTatgtcagttttcttttctctcctttctgatttctgaaaaacatggtTAGGCATCTGTTACAAATGGCAGCAAAACTCTAATAAACTTTCATAAAACTAAGGGTAAGCTGTAGAAGCATAAATGGATTCTGTGCCTTGTAACTCATTGGGATAAGTTGAGATGTTCATTTTTCTACAGTATAGCTTCATTCAATCACTTAGATAAAAATTAGCTGGACACAAGGTCAGTCTGTGTTTGATGGtacttttctttgtcttgtgGACCTAAAAGATAGCTGTAGGAATTTTGTCAGatgtttaaaaccattgccttATATCTGTGCTGAATCAGCCAAAATATCAACAGTATCTTGTCTGATACTCTTCTTTCACAAttgtgaaaatactttaaatacagaggagaagaataaaaaaaagaagcaaggaaggcattctgattttttttatttctttctcactggGATTTTAATTCATGTTTTCTCTGAGGGTTTAATGTGTTTCCCTCCAGGTGCTGAGCACAGATTAGTCAGTTTTATGTTCCAGCAGGATAAGAGTGGAGACTTAAGCACTGATTTGAGCTGGGTAGTCCAAATTAAttgttcttccttccctctctgcctagaaaaggtttctttgcttttaataatttgaaGCCCTGAGGTCAATACAATGCGTTTTATTTAACTACATATCTTCAGCCAGTTCATGTGTTTTGATAAGggccctttcttccaaagtgAAGAGATAAGAGACTGAAGCAAATGGGTTGGAAATTCATTAActcaaatatttattgtaaataGGTACCTTTTA belongs to Aquila chrysaetos chrysaetos chromosome 12, bAquChr1.4, whole genome shotgun sequence and includes:
- the REXO1 gene encoding RNA exonuclease 1 homolog isoform X5; translation: MSSCHKRGYDPYNPELPRPSLEVEDGTLADITDVTPGILELELVNKAIEAVKNEVEREQKKYEELLETTKEFSASEASSLISNTPVSPAGTQNDSFTSLEYNPGSYNFNNNSDYNPTPLAAASRSSKYTLDTSRSKGSSLEYVPKAVVQNKKYSSTVTNNKYVIDDSKPSTDLEYDPLSNYSARLLSKATTKEPKGSKRGRVSSYEESYSPSRKKLCEVLDDYEVCARFSSSEDEADVEYKPTSASSQSKAGSESESNDGLSKKEQSTKLDDFASQDSKEVAGRYGVEDVSSSQKNLAKNLSDKNAKAAKLCSGKNDQEIENKNKDSKDKTKRKKSDLSKTPGLNEVGKKEKSKNTEKDKVLKKEEKLKIKNEEKNCKDRSVKVKTDGNLKKPEKQKSEKVDGLKKEKSKSASSSSGKSKSEGLIKGSSTEKVGSSKKDSKIKTVDVKNGKETSGRKNKEKGTKTPALERKKEKVNSTEKGDPKKGRKQQSLSHVDLFGDESGDDDEKGQPLPSTLLDVSSDSDGDDYGSDSESENEETKKAKRSKLSKSSSSSSTSDDIDYSILEKDLDFESDPMEECLRIFNESTDVKTEDKGRLGKQLSKEEGNEEKTEDNLTTLFPGQKRRISHLVKQGNAEVPSKPVIRPYRPPTAQEVCYQRIQLAQQQAAQLAVAVQKASLSLPGEKKRIAHVPNVALSAAAKQSLMSSKTTVAGRSVTPSNDCEASTLPLKACTLAGMASKTTSTIVPKRIAHVPSLQSASLQRPVIPTEFGAKVPTNIRQRYLNLFIDECLKFCSSSQEAFDKALSEEKVAYERSTSRNIYLNVAVNTLKKLRSLVPNSPSSTNKTSNKKVVSHEAVLGGKLAAKTSFTLNRSGSLRAEDLTGAALYRRLKEYLMTEEQLKENGYPMPHPEKPGRAVLFTAEEKKTIDSSCRICCRCGTEYMVSASGNCIRKEECVHHWGRLRKQRVPGGWETHYSCCSGAVGSPGCQVAKQHVHDGRKESLDGFVKTFEKLPTTDGYPGIYALDCEMCYTKQGLELTRVTVINSDLKVVYDTFVKPDTKVVDYNTRFSGVTEEDLENTSITLRDVQAVLLNMFSADTILIGHSLESDLFALKLIHGTVVDTAIVFPHRLGLPYKRALRTLMADYLKRIIQDNVEGHDSSEDARACMELMVWKIKEDAKVKR
- the REXO1 gene encoding RNA exonuclease 1 homolog isoform X4; translated protein: MHFLLPAPERGYDPYNPELPRPSLEVEDGTLADITDVTPGILELELVNKAIEAVKNEVEREQKKYEELLETTKEFSASEASSLISNTPVSPAGTQNDSFTSLEYNPGSYNFNNNSDYNPTPLAAASRSSKYTLDTSRSKGSSLEYVPKAVVQNKKYSSTVTNNKYVIDDSKPSTDLEYDPLSNYSARLLSKATTKEPKGSKRGRVSSYEESYSPSRKKLCEVLDDYEVCARFSSSEDEADVEYKPTSASSQSKAGSESESNDGLSKKEQSTKLDDFASQDSKEVAGRYGVEDVSSSQKNLAKNLSDKNAKAAKLCSGKNDQEIENKNKDSKDKTKRKKSDLSKTPGLNEVGKKEKSKNTEKDKVLKKEEKLKIKNEEKNCKDRSVKVKTDGNLKKPEKQKSEKVDGLKKEKSKSASSSSGKSKSEGLIKGSSTEKVGSSKKDSKIKTVDVKNGKETSGRKNKEKGTKTPALERKKEKVNSTEKGDPKKGRKQQSLSHVDLFGDESGDDDEKGQPLPSTLLDVSSDSDGDDYGSDSESENEETKKAKRSKLSKSSSSSSTSDDIDYSILEKDLDFESDPMEECLRIFNESTDVKTEDKGRLGKQLSKEEGNEEKTEDNLTTLFPGQKRRISHLVKQGNAEVPSKPVIRPYRPPTAQEVCYQRIQLAQQQAAQLAVAVQKASLSLPGEKKRIAHVPNVALSAAAKQSLMSSKTTVAGRSVTPSNDCEASTLPLKACTLAGMASKTTSTIVPKRIAHVPSLQSASLQRPVIPTEFGAKVPTNIRQRYLNLFIDECLKFCSSSQEAFDKALSEEKVAYERSTSRNIYLNVAVNTLKKLRSLVPNSPSSTNKTSNKKVVSHEAVLGGKLAAKTSFTLNRSGSLRAEDLTGAALYRRLKEYLMTEEQLKENGYPMPHPEKPGRAVLFTAEEKKTIDSSCRICCRCGTEYMVSASGNCIRKEECVHHWGRLRKQRVPGGWETHYSCCSGAVGSPGCQVAKQHVHDGRKESLDGFVKTFEKLPTTDGYPGIYALDCEMCYTKQGLELTRVTVINSDLKVVYDTFVKPDTKVVDYNTRFSGVTEEDLENTSITLRDVQAVLLNMFSADTILIGHSLESDLFALKLIHGTVVDTAIVFPHRLGLPYKRALRTLMADYLKRIIQDNVEGHDSSEDARACMELMVWKIKEDAKVKR